A stretch of the Arachis stenosperma cultivar V10309 chromosome 6, arast.V10309.gnm1.PFL2, whole genome shotgun sequence genome encodes the following:
- the LOC130933813 gene encoding uncharacterized protein LOC130933813: MPRKPQYTVSNAAGIVAGHNSQTHANPQTDGTHDTGADTSIAQRRARAPPPPHSGHGARQSRVNIVPFRPPRNETRLDSSENGVISSMELTVKEALALPPRKKVVLHHNRELQQVDQAAGLLSGFLETLGSDFQQLPICAKSWKTMSKASKEHAYDQVKRVFHYEDDKRWWIKRGIVQRIGSCWRNSRNNLFHKVYNEELTFEENIRRKPARIEEKCRINDVNRSKQQYTHTGGSKTMARKRHEEEAIELIESQDPSSKEFSQNDFLVQVLGKEHPGRVRGLGISTCSSRCFRNIPEQSDYSVQIEEYQMEIVKLKAEAAELKTAAAEEKAKRQRMETEAAEGKAKI, from the exons ATGCCAAGGAAACCTCAGTACACCGTTAGTAATGCAGCTGGAATTGTAGCTGGCCATAATAGTCAAACTCACGCTAATCCG CAAACGGATGGAACACATGATACGGGAGCAGATACTTCAATTGCACAGCGACGTGCAAGAGCCCCTCCACCTCCGCATTCAGGCCACGGTGCTCGACAATCCCGTGTTAACATTGTACCCTTTCGACCACCTCGCAATGAAACACGGCTAGATTCGTCAG AAAATGGTGTGATCTCTTCTATGGAGCTGACTGTTAAGGAGGCATTAGCACTTCCTCCTAGAAAGAAAGTCGTTCTACACCATAACAGAGAGTTGCAACAAGTTGATCAGGCAGCGGGCTTATTGAGCGGGTTCTTGGAGACATTGGGGTCTGATTTTCAACAATTACCGATTTGTGCAAAGAGTTGGAAGACAATGAGCAAGGCTTCCAAGGAGCATGCGTATGACCAGGTTAAG CGAGTCTTCCACTATGAGGACGATAAAAGATGGTGGATAAAGCGGGGAATTGTACAAAGAATAGGAAGCTGCTGGAGGAATTCAAGAAATAATTTGTTCCATAAGGTTTATAACGAAGAACTAACTTTTGAGGAAAACATCAGGCGTAAGCCAGCAAGAATAGAG GAGAAGTGTAGAATAAATGACGTTAATCGTTCAAAGCAACAATACACACACACCGGAGGTTCTAAAACGATGGCAAGAAAGAGACACGAAGAA GAAGCAATTGAACTTATTGAGAGCCAAGACCCCTCTAGCAAGGAATTTTCACAGAATGATTTTCTTGTACAAGTGCTCGGCAAGGAGCACCCAGGAAGAGTTCGTGGACTCGGTATTAGTACATGTTCGAGTCGGTGTTTTCGTAACATTCCAGAGCAGTCGGACTACAGTGTACAGATTGAGGAGTATCAGATGGAGATTGTGAAACTCAAGGCGGAGGCAGCAGAACTCAAGACAGCAGCAGCagaggaaaaggcaaagagacaGAGAATGGAGACAGAGGCAGCTGAAGGGAAGGCAAAAATATAG